TAATCTTTCTCAATTTCCGCCATAACTATTGATATTATATCAAAATTTCCACCATTTCAAATCTTGACTCCGTCATAAGGGATATAAGTGTCGGCTTCACAAAGGGGATATTTGGTATTTTGCAAGAGAGTAGAAGGTTGTTTGGCTCTTCAAAGGAGAGGTAATCTCTTTATTTCTCAAAAACAATAGAGATTGCCACGCCCTCCTTCGTCGGGCTGGCATCTACGGGCATAGATTTTTATATAAGCCATTTTTCTCTTTTCGTTATTCTAAATCCACCCTATTTTCAAAAACCTTTACCCATGCCAGCAATGACAACCTCTCTGTCATTGCGAGGAGCGAAGCGACGAAGCGATCTCGTATGTAAATATGATGGCGAGGCATACATCTATTTCAATTATTTCAACATTATTTTCAAATTCCTCTCAAATTATCATAATATTTTTAAAAAGGAGTGATAGGCGGTGAAAAGGAAAGAATCTGTTTACTTTCTCTTCGTTCTTCTTACCATCTTCTATTTCCTTTTAGGGGGAGTTAAAACGCCCTTCAGCGTTGAGGAGCTTCTCCTTGAGGGCTACATCTCACAGCCATCCTTTTCTCCCAGCGACGCCAACACAATCGCTTGTTTCTCTCTTAAAAAAGACGAATCCTCCCTCATACTCTTGGATTTAAGGAAATCAAAGAAGCAGGGCAAAACCCTCTTCACCTCCCAAAGACAGAAGCTCTTCCCCAATCCTTATTCCCCCATCCGCTGGTCTCCTTCAGGCGACGCTCTCCTCTTCCTCGCAAATTCAATTCAACCGTCTCCTTCCCTCATACCTAGGGGAACCATCTGGCTCATAAACCTTCCTTCGGGAAAGCAATCCGCTATAACGGAAAGTGAGGATTTCTTCTCCCCTTCCTTCTCTCCCGATGGCAAGATTATCGCCTCCTTGAGGGGAACCCCAAACAACGCTTCCCTTTGGCTCTACGAGAGGGGAAAAGGCAAATGGAAGCTTGAATTGGAGGGATTAAAAGCGAATTGCCTCACTTGGTCAAAGGACGGGAAATTTATCTATATAGGCGGGGACGAAGGCATTTATGAGGTGATATGGGATAAACCCAAACCGGAGGCGAAATTCTTCCCTATCGATAAAAGAATAATTTCCCTATATCATATGGCTGAGGGCGTGCTTTTAGCGAGCGTTTTCTCCCATCAGGCACAATTCGCTCCGGGTTTGCTTCCCGTTTCAGGGGCGGATATATTCGCATTGGAGTTGGAGGGTAAGGGAGTTAAGGAAGGAGCGATAACGAGAAACGGCGCTTCCTTTAATCCCGTCCTCTTCCAGAGGGGGATGTTGGTTTATATCAGGAATACGCCTCTTCTTGACGATAAGGGGACATTGAAAGGTGTAGTGAGCAGTCTTTGGAGCGCTGTTGGGGAGGAGTTGCTTGCCCCCTATTGCGATGGTGACAGCCTCCCCTCCCTATCATCGGATGGCAGACTCTTAGCCTTCACTAAGGAGGGGAAGCTCTGCCTCATTAACATTGAGAAATTGACATCCTCCTTGCCTTCAATGGAGGAGGGGGATAAAGAGCTTTCTCAAAAGGTCAACCAAATGAAGCAAATAGGATTAGCTCTCTTGATGTATTGTCAAGACTACGATGAAACTTTCCCACCTGCGGAAAATTTTTACGAGGCGTTATATCCCTATCTGAAGAACGAGCTCATTCTGTCCATTTTTACTGACCCCCATTTTCATTATTATTCTCCTCCACCCTTGATAGATATCCATCACCCTTCCGAGACGCTTCTAGCAAGGTGGGAGGTATCGCCGGGGCTCTTCATAAATCTTTATGTGGATGGTCATGTAAGCGTTGAGGAAGGGGGTGAGCAATGATGGATAGAAGGGGTTGGATAATATTGGCGATAGCCATGGTCGTAGTCCTCTCCGCGGTTTATATTACCACAAAGCCGAAAGTTGCGCCTTTGCTTTCTAATTTCCCACCTGTTGAGCTTCCAGCGGGAAAGAGGAAGGGAATCTTTGAGCGGGCGAAGGAACAGGTGGAATTAGCCGGGAAGCTATCGGATATGAAGATGATTGGACTGGCGATGATGATTTATGTCCAGGATTGGGATATGCGCTACCCACCGGAATCAAGTTTGGAGGAAGCATTGATGCCTTACCTAAAGGACGAGAAATTCAAAGCCATTTTCTCTGACCCGAATTTCCATTACTCCTCGCCACCTCCCTGCAACCAGATGAAAAATCCCTCCGAGGTAATTGCTGTCGCTTGGGAAGTATTACCAGAAGTGGATATAATCCTCTACGCTGATGGGCACGCCAAGATAAGGTATAAAAGATAAGATAACCGCAGAATTCCAGATTCCCACAAATAAAAATGATTGACTAATCAAAAAGCCTGAATATAATTCTATTAAACGATTAATAAGGAGGTTGATAATGGCGACATTGAAGGATATAGCTAGGGAAGCAGGGACATCAATCGCGGTTGTCTCTAAGGTTCTGAACAAAAGCAGGACGACCGCGACTGTCCGTCCAGAGATAAAGGAGAGGATATTGGAGGTAGCCAAAAATCTTGGCTATCAACCCAATATCCTCGCAA
This sequence is a window from bacterium. Protein-coding genes within it:
- a CDS encoding PD40 domain-containing protein, whose amino-acid sequence is MKRKESVYFLFVLLTIFYFLLGGVKTPFSVEELLLEGYISQPSFSPSDANTIACFSLKKDESSLILLDLRKSKKQGKTLFTSQRQKLFPNPYSPIRWSPSGDALLFLANSIQPSPSLIPRGTIWLINLPSGKQSAITESEDFFSPSFSPDGKIIASLRGTPNNASLWLYERGKGKWKLELEGLKANCLTWSKDGKFIYIGGDEGIYEVIWDKPKPEAKFFPIDKRIISLYHMAEGVLLASVFSHQAQFAPGLLPVSGADIFALELEGKGVKEGAITRNGASFNPVLFQRGMLVYIRNTPLLDDKGTLKGVVSSLWSAVGEELLAPYCDGDSLPSLSSDGRLLAFTKEGKLCLINIEKLTSSLPSMEEGDKELSQKVNQMKQIGLALLMYCQDYDETFPPAENFYEALYPYLKNELILSIFTDPHFHYYSPPPLIDIHHPSETLLARWEVSPGLFINLYVDGHVSVEEGGEQ